One region of Skermanella mucosa genomic DNA includes:
- a CDS encoding TRAP transporter substrate-binding protein — MLTRFASLAVGVAMSLAASPAFAQFGAPGQGSATSTQAPAAPELSPPPEITGDVVSGDLPSQTLKFGIGLAETSPQYRSVKYFSDILDKRTGGKLKVQIFPNSQVGDDAQMMQALQSGTLEMTYPSTSPAASLVPELQVFDLPFLFGDRKAAYAVMDSDLGQELLGKFEGTGIKALAFAENGFRELTNKVRPVTKPADVGGLNVGGLKIRTMQNPVQVDIWKTLGANPTPMAFGEVFSAMEQGVIDGQENPWSTILTSNFFEVQPYGTETRHVYTPFIIMISQRVWDNLPEPYKQVVQEAADKSAQYERRISAEYDDWAKAQLKQRGMQIAELSPEQRAAFREATKPVYDQWAPRIGADLVDRVQKIAGGAEESAATK, encoded by the coding sequence ATGCTCACCAGGTTCGCGTCGCTGGCCGTTGGAGTGGCCATGTCGCTGGCCGCGTCACCGGCATTCGCGCAATTCGGGGCGCCTGGCCAGGGATCGGCCACATCCACCCAGGCGCCGGCCGCGCCGGAACTCTCGCCACCGCCCGAGATCACCGGCGACGTGGTCAGCGGGGACCTTCCGTCGCAGACACTTAAGTTCGGCATCGGCTTGGCCGAGACGTCGCCCCAGTACCGGTCGGTCAAATACTTCTCCGACATCCTGGACAAGCGCACCGGCGGCAAGCTCAAGGTCCAGATCTTCCCCAACAGCCAGGTCGGCGACGACGCGCAGATGATGCAGGCGCTTCAGAGCGGCACGCTCGAAATGACCTATCCGTCCACGTCCCCGGCAGCGTCCCTCGTGCCCGAACTTCAGGTGTTCGACCTTCCGTTCCTGTTCGGGGACCGCAAGGCCGCTTACGCTGTGATGGACAGCGACCTGGGCCAGGAACTGCTGGGCAAGTTCGAGGGGACCGGGATCAAGGCGCTGGCGTTCGCCGAGAACGGCTTCCGCGAGCTTACCAACAAGGTGCGGCCGGTGACCAAGCCGGCGGACGTCGGGGGCCTGAACGTCGGCGGGCTCAAGATCCGGACCATGCAGAACCCGGTGCAGGTCGATATCTGGAAGACGCTCGGCGCCAACCCCACGCCGATGGCGTTCGGCGAGGTGTTCAGCGCCATGGAGCAGGGGGTCATCGACGGCCAGGAAAACCCGTGGAGCACGATCCTGACCTCCAACTTCTTCGAGGTCCAGCCCTACGGAACCGAGACCAGGCACGTCTACACGCCCTTCATCATCATGATCTCCCAGCGGGTCTGGGACAACCTGCCCGAGCCCTACAAGCAGGTCGTCCAGGAAGCGGCGGACAAGAGCGCCCAGTACGAGCGGAGGATCAGCGCCGAGTACGACGACTGGGCCAAGGCCCAGCTGAAGCAGCGCGGCATGCAGATCGCCGAACTGTCGCCCGAGCAGCGCGCGGCTTTCCGGGAGGCGACGAAGCCGGTCTATGACCAGTGGGCGCCGCGCATCGGCGCCGACCTCGTCGATCGCGTCCAGAAGATCGCCGGGGGAGCGGAGGAAAGCGCCGCGACCAAGTGA